The Ascochyta rabiei chromosome 15, complete sequence genome window below encodes:
- a CDS encoding 4-hydroxyphenylpyruvate dioxygenase, producing MAPAAISPPGSPVPPATSSSSSSDLASYRGYHHVHWYVGNAKQAASYYVSRMGFERVAYRGLETGSRAIASHVLRNGNVTFILTSPLRCLEQSSRFSEEEAKQLKEIHEHQERHGDAVKDVAFEVDNVDAIYNAAVSAGGVSIAAPYDISDAHGTVRLATIRTYGDTTHTLIQKSTYNGIFLPGYRAEAKTLDSLNRFLPSVQLEAIDHCVGNQDWDEMENACDYYEKVLGFHRFWSVDDKDICTEYSALKSIVMASPNEVVKMPINEPAKGKKQSQIEEYVDFYDGPGVQHIALRTDNIIGAITNLKARGVEFIKVPQTYYDNMKMRLKKAGLTLNEDFETLKSLDILIDFDEGGYLLQLFTKHLMDRPTVFIEIIQRNNFSGFGAGNFKSLFEAIEREQELRGNLI from the coding sequence ATGGCCCCTGCAGCTATCTCACCCCCAGGCTCCCCAGTCCCTCCTGCcacatcttcttcttcttcttcagaCCTCGCCTCGTACCGCGGATACCACCATGTCCACTGGTATGTAGGCAACGCTAAGCAGGCCGCTTCTTACTATGTCTCACGTATGGGTTTCGAGCGAGTCGCATACCGTGGTCTAGAGACCGGATCCCGAGCGATCGCCTCCCACGTGCTGCGAAATGGCAACGTCACATTCATCTTAACCTCGCCTCTGAGATGTCTTGAGCAGAGCAGTCGCTTCAGTGAAGAGGAAGCAAAGCAGCTGAAAGAAATACACGAGCACCAGGAGCGTCACGGTGACGCCGTCAAGGATGTTGCTTTCGAAGTTGACAACGTTGACGCCATCTACAACGCTGCCGTCTCCGCTGGAGGTGTGTCCATCGCCGCACCATACGATATTTCCGACGCACACGGTACCGTTCGACTCGCCACCATCCGCACATATGGCGACACAACACACACCCTGATTCAAAAGTCCACGTACAACGGCATCTTCCTTCCCGGCTACCGCGCAGAAGCCAAGACTCTCGACTCACTGAACCGCTTCCTGCCGTCTGTTCAGCTCGAAGCCATCGACCACTGCGTCGGTAACCAAGACTGGGATGAGATGGAGAACGCATGCGATTACTACGAGAAAGTGCTTGGCTTCCATCGCTTCTGGAGTGTCGACGACAAGGATATCTGCACGGAGTACTCGGCCCTGAAGTCCATCGTCATGGCCTCACCAAACGAGGTGGTCAAGATGCCCATCAATGagccagctaaggggaaGAAGCAGTCCCAGATTGAGGAGTACGTTGACTTCTACGACGGCCCAGGAGTACAACACATCGCGCTACGAACAGACAACATCATCGGTGCGATTACCAACCTTAAGGCGCGAGGTGTCGAGTTCATCAAGGTGCCTCAGACATACTATGATAACATGAAGATGCGTCTCAAGAAGGCGGGTCTTACACTGAACGAGGACTTCGAGACCCTCAAGAGCTTAGACATTCTCATCGATTTCGATGAGGGTGGTTATCTGTTGCAGCTATTCACCAAGCACTTGATGGATAGACCAACAGTTTTCATCGAGATCATCCAGCGCAACAACTTCAGCGGTTTCGGCGCAGGCAACTTCAAGTCATTATTCGAGGCAATCGAAAGGGAACAGGAGCTCCGAGGTAACTTGATATAA
- a CDS encoding transcription elongation factor spt4 — MPPRTPRKGLATKKKVEKYIYLNTDSEEISPPTSSVKSGKSAKKSSPFKGESTHAKQPHRRSWSLAESDEENIDPANPRGLPKPSSVANRGPPSHDQLQQNSLANALFPPDEQNYLPAQTEAPAADITTSPPFPPHCPDSAVEDLRRPIPLDNPDAQVEQQAVSRVQTSQCPTRVERSNSDRTITSHALETFPSDPPIYEPLTNMANMIPGGAFVPPNQQRNLRACMVCSVVRTQAQFISAGCPNCEDILELIGNPENVTDCTSAVFEGLITVADTSKSWVARYQRLEGYVPGVYATQVEGILPEEMVSAIEAAGINYVPRDGSEDQMIPKD, encoded by the coding sequence ATGCCTCCCAGAACTCCCAGAAAGGGCCTCGCTACCAAAAAGAAGGTGGAGAAATACATATACTTGAATACAGACAGCGAGGAGATCAGCCCGCCCACCTCTTCTGTCAAGAGCGGCAAATCCGCCAAGAAGAGCAGTCCTTTCAAAGGCGAGAGCACCCACGCAAAGCAACCTCACCGGCGAAGCTGGTCTTTGGCCGAGTCTGACGAGGAGAACATCGATCCGGCAAACCCCCGCGGGCTCCCAAAACCATCTAGCGTAGCGAACCGCGGTCCGCCGAGCCACGACCAGCTGCAACAGAACAGTCTTGCCAACGCTCTTTTCCCACCTGACGAACAAAATTACCTTCCAGCACAAACCGAAGCACCTGCAGCCGACATCACTACAAGCCCTCCGTTTCCGCCCCACTGCCCTGACAGTGCTGTCGAAGACCTGCGCAGACCGATTCCTCTAGACAACCCTGACGCTCAGGTCGAACAGCAGGCCGTTAGCCGCGTTCAAACTTCACAGTGCCCAACTCGCGTCGAGCGCTCCAACTCGGACCGTACCATCACCTCTCACGCCCTCGAAACTTTCCCATCTGACCCTCCAATCTACGAACCCCTCACCAACATGGCCAACATGATCCCCGGCGGCGCCTTCGTTCCACCCAACCAGCAGCGTAACCTGCGCGCTTGCATGGTCTGCTCCGTCGTGCGCACCCAAGCACAGTTCATAAGTGCCGGCTGCCCCAACTGCGAAGACATACTTGAACTCATCGGCAACCCTGAAAACGTCACCGACTGCACATCAGCCGTCTTCGAAGGCTTGATCACCGTCGCAGATACATCGAAGAGTTGGGTCGCGAGGTATCAGAGACTGGAAGGATACGTCCCCGGCGTCTACGCTACACAGGTCGAGGGCATTCTGCCTGAAGAGATGGTTTCGGCTATTGAGGCTGCGGGCATCAACTACGTGCCCAGGGATGGCAGCGAGGACCAGATGATTCCCAAGGACTAG
- a CDS encoding Protein-serine/threonine phosphatase, with the protein MGVKEEAIALKNKGNDAFKAHDWPTALDFYTKAIETYDKEPSFYTNRAQANLKVEAYGFAVADADKAIQLDPNNVKAYYRRASANTLILKHRDALRDWKLVVKKAPNDATAKLRMLECEKIIKRDAFLKAIEVEDAPSVAEGLDIDNMIVETGYDGAELGDKMTPEFIEDMTERFKNGKKLAKKYAYQIIIAVMEISKKEPTMIEYDVDEGHEVTVCGDTHGQFFDLMNIFKLAGKPSEKHSFLFNGDFVDRGSWSTEIALLLYAYKWLYPDRFFLNRGNHETDDMNRMYGFEGECRAKYTERIFKLFSESFSLLPLATLIGKKYFVLHGGLFSDDKITLDDVRKLDRFKQRQPGQSGLMMEMLWTDPQTAPGRGPSKRGVGLQFGPDITKRFCENNGLEAIIRSHEVRMEGYEVEHDGRCITVFSAPNYCDSTSNKGAFIKIGPDYKLRYTQFDAVPHPNIKPMAYASNGMQGLM; encoded by the exons ATGGGCGTCAAGGAGGAAGCCATAGCGCTCAAGAACAAGGGCAACGACGCCTTCAAGGCCCACGACTGGCCTACTGCGCTAGACTTCTACACAAAGGCTATTGAGACCTATGACAAGGAGCCTTCCTTCTACACCAACCGCGCACAG GCCAATCTGAAGGTCGAAGCATACGGCTTTGCCGTTGCAGATGCAGACAAGGCCATCCAGCTCGACCCCAACAATGTCAAG GCATACTACCGCCGCGCCTCGGCCAACACCCTCATTTTGAAGCACCGAGACGCTCTGAGGGATTGGAAGCTCGTTGTTAAGAAAGCGCCCAATGATGCGACCGCGAAGCTGCGCATGCTCGAATGCGAGAAAATCATCAAGAGAGATGCCTTCCTCAAGGCCATCGAGGTCGAGGATGCGCCATCGGTCGCAGAGGGTCTGGACATCGACAACATGATCGTGGAGACTGGCTACGACGGCGCAGAGCTGGGAGACAAGATGACGCCCGAATTCATCGAAGACATGACTGAGAGGTTCAAAAACGGAAAGAAGCTGGCCAAGAAGTACGCCTACCAGATCATCATTGCTGTCATGGAAATCTCCAAGAAGGAGCCAACCATGATCGAGTACGATGTCGACGAAGGACATGAGGTTACAGTTTGCGGTGACACACATG GTCAATTCTTCGATCTCATGAACATCTTCAAGCTTGCTGGCAAGCCTTCTGAGAAGCACTCCTTCCTGTTCAACGGTGACTTTGTCGACCGAGGATCATGGTCTACCGAGATCGCCCTTCTGTTGTACGCCTACAAGTGGCTATACCCTGATAGGTTCTTCCTCAACCGTGGAAACCACGAGACCGACGATATGAACCGCATGTACGGCTTTGAGGGTGAATGCAGAGCCAAGTACACCGAGCGCATCTTCAAGCTGTTCTCCGAGTCCTTCTCACTACTGCCCCTCGCAACGCTCATCGGCAAGAAGTACTTTGTCCTTCATGGTGGTTTGTTCTCGGATGACAAGATCACACTGGACGATGTCAGGAAGCTTGACCGATTCAAGCAGAGACAACCGGGCCAGTCTGGTCTTATGATGGAAATGCTCTGGACCGACCCTCAGACTGCACCTGGACGTGGACCCAGCAAGCGTGGTGTCGGTCTGCAATTCGGACCCGACATCACCAAGCGTTTCTGCGAGAACAACGGCCTCGAGGCCATCATTCGATCGCATGAAGTTCGCATGGAGGGTTATGAGGTTGAGCATGACGGACGCTGCATCACTGTCTTCTCTGCACCCAACTACTGCGACAGCACGAGCAACAAGGGAGCTTTCATTAAGATCGGCCCTGACTACAAGCTTAGGTACACACAGTTCGACGCCGTGCCGCATCCGAACATCAAGCCCATGGCGTACGCCTCGAATGGCATGCAGGGTCTGATGTAA
- a CDS encoding Bacterial leucyl aminopeptidase, protein MKAITLIAAACATAVIAEPEQIKPRALYTIETAPGRTVQITEEERWELSSSGGCGSHFFDITEFNAEVKAVKVPAPYPSKFKYEENIRRLFPKLKWDNIKSNLEKYAIYHTRFSETVTGTQASEWLLSQVQDVVLKSKKQGVTAKAFPHALWPQKSIVVTVPGRSNRTVVVGAHLDSVNGANRLEARAPGVDDNASGSFLLLESLRVLLSDKDFGPSKLQNSIEFHWYAAEEGGLRGSQDIFTQYSNAGKDVWAMLNQDMVGYTKGTINAGKPESFGLITDFTDPNLNEYVGRIIDEYTDIERVNSVCGYACSDHGSATRNGYPASFIFEAAFEYRNPYIHTANDTIEHIDPKHVLQHGQLVLGFLYELGFSKSQ, encoded by the exons ATGAAGGCCATTACTCTCATTGCCGCGGCCTGTGCTACCGCTGTCATCGCGGAGCCGGAGCAGATTAAGCCTAGAGCTTTGTATACTATTGAAACAGCTCCCGGTCGGACTGTGCAAATCACTGAAGAAGAGCGATGGGAGTTGTCGTCT AGCGGTGGCTGCGGAAGTCATTTCTTCGATATCACAGAATTCAACGCCGAGGTCAAAGCCGTCAAGGTTCCTGCTCCATACCCATCCAAATTCAAATACGAAGAGAACATCAGACGCCTGTTCCCCAAGCTCAAGTGGGACAATATCAAGAGTAATCTCGAGAAGTATGCAATTTACCACACACGCTTTTCCGAGACCGTCACAGGCACTCAAGCATCCGAGTGGCTCTTAAGTCAGGTGCAGGACGTGGTTTTGAAGTCGAAAAAGCAGGGCGTCACTGCCAAGGCCTTTCCGCACGCACTCTGGCCACAGAAGTCTATTGTAGTCACGGTACCTGGGCGTAGCAACAGAACGGTCGTTGTTGGTGCGCATCTAGACTCTGTGAATGGCGCAAACCGTCTGGAAGCCAGAGCGCCAGGTGTGGATGATAACGCTTCGGGCTCTTTCCTGCTGCTCGAGTCGCTCCGTGTGCTTCTTTCCGACAAGGACTTTGGCCCGAGCAAGTTGCAAAACAGTATCGAATTTCATTGGTACGCTGCTGAGGAGGGTGGCCTACGTGGCAGTCAAGACATCTTCACGCAGTACTCCAACGCTGGCAAAGACGTCTGGGCAATGTTGAACCAGGATATGGTTGGTTATACTAAAGGTACAATCAATGCAGGCAAGCCAGAGAGCTTTGGTCTAATCACAGACTTTACCGATCCAAATTTGAACGAGTACGTTGGCCGTATCATCGATGAG TATACCGACATTGAACGCGTCAACAGTGTGTGTGGCTATGCCTGCTCGGATCATGGCTCCGCTACAAGGAATGGTTACCCGGCATCTTTCATTTTCGAAGCTGCGTTCGAGTACCGCAATCCTTATATCCATACAGCGAACGACACCATCGAACACATTGACCCCAAGCATGTCCTCCAACACGGCCAGCTCGTGCTTGGGTTTCTGTACGAACTTGGCTTCAGTAAGAGCCAGTGA